Proteins from a genomic interval of Arthrobacter sp. CAN_C5:
- a CDS encoding polysaccharide deacetylase — MTKNIQIAFGVDVDAVAGMLGSYGGEDSPCDISRGLFSGEVGGPRILRLFEKYNLPSTWFIPGHSLETFPELTRMVVEAGHEIGVHGYSHENPIAMTREQETAILDRSIELIEQVSGKRPTGYVAPWWEFSTITNEILLERGIKYDHSLMHNDFEPYYVRVGDSWTKIDYSKPAEAWMKPLVRGHETDLVEIPANWYLDDLPPMMFIKAAPNSHGFVNPRDIEQMWKDQFDWVYQEMDDAVFTMTIHPDVSGRPQVLLMLERLIQHFNSHDGVTWRTFDQIADKFLSDNSRKEANS; from the coding sequence ATGACTAAGAACATACAGATTGCATTCGGCGTAGACGTCGACGCCGTTGCTGGCATGCTCGGCTCCTACGGCGGCGAGGACTCCCCCTGCGACATCTCGCGCGGGCTGTTCAGCGGCGAGGTGGGAGGTCCCCGCATTCTCCGACTTTTCGAAAAGTACAACCTTCCCTCCACCTGGTTCATCCCGGGACACTCACTGGAGACCTTCCCTGAGCTGACCCGGATGGTGGTGGAGGCCGGTCACGAGATCGGGGTCCACGGCTACTCCCACGAAAACCCGATCGCGATGACCCGTGAGCAGGAAACGGCCATCCTCGACCGGTCGATCGAACTCATTGAGCAGGTCTCCGGGAAGCGACCCACCGGGTATGTGGCGCCGTGGTGGGAGTTCTCAACCATCACCAACGAAATCCTGCTCGAGCGGGGCATCAAGTACGACCATTCCCTGATGCACAACGACTTCGAGCCGTACTACGTCCGGGTGGGCGACAGCTGGACGAAGATCGACTACAGCAAGCCCGCCGAGGCGTGGATGAAACCGCTGGTGCGCGGCCACGAAACTGACCTGGTGGAGATCCCGGCCAACTGGTACCTCGACGATCTGCCTCCCATGATGTTCATCAAGGCGGCCCCCAACTCCCACGGATTCGTTAATCCCCGCGATATCGAGCAGATGTGGAAGGACCAGTTCGACTGGGTTTACCAGGAGATGGACGACGCCGTCTTCACCATGACCATCCACCCCGATGTGTCGGGCCGCCCCCAGGTCCTGCTCATGCTTGAGCGCCTCATCCAGCACTTCAACTCGCACGACGGCGTTACCTGGCGGACGTTCGACCAGATCGCCGACAAGTTCCTGTCCGACAATTCCAGAAAGGAAGCCAACTCATGA
- a CDS encoding SDR family NAD(P)-dependent oxidoreductase yields MPESPVAIITGAASGIGRALAVHYAQRGVRSIIGTFPGDPHDPEETLSLVEQAGGQAVIQEVDVRNTESVETFADRALNEFGRLDYAVANAGVLRNAPLGELTDSRWNDMLDVDLTGVLRTLRAGSTRMHDGGAMVAVSSIAGGVYGWEEHAHYAAAKAGILGLVRSIAVELGPRGIRANVVIPGLIETPQSLDPVNSLGPDGLERAGQDIPWGRVGRPEEVASVIGFLTSTDAAYVTGQSLIVDGGLTVKMKA; encoded by the coding sequence GTGCCTGAGTCACCTGTAGCCATCATTACCGGCGCTGCCAGCGGTATTGGACGTGCTCTCGCCGTCCACTACGCGCAACGCGGGGTCCGCTCGATCATCGGCACGTTCCCCGGCGATCCGCACGACCCGGAGGAAACCCTCAGCCTGGTCGAGCAGGCGGGCGGCCAGGCCGTCATCCAGGAAGTGGATGTCAGGAACACTGAATCGGTGGAGACCTTCGCAGACCGGGCGCTCAACGAGTTTGGGCGGCTGGACTACGCGGTAGCTAACGCCGGCGTCCTGCGCAATGCTCCGCTCGGTGAGCTCACCGACTCTCGCTGGAACGACATGCTCGACGTCGATCTGACCGGTGTGCTACGGACCCTGCGGGCCGGCTCCACCCGGATGCACGACGGCGGCGCGATGGTCGCCGTGTCGTCCATCGCGGGTGGAGTCTACGGCTGGGAGGAGCACGCGCACTATGCGGCGGCAAAAGCGGGAATTCTCGGGCTGGTAAGAAGTATCGCCGTCGAACTGGGTCCCCGCGGGATCCGGGCCAACGTGGTCATTCCTGGATTGATCGAAACCCCGCAGTCCCTGGATCCCGTGAACTCGCTGGGGCCGGACGGCCTGGAACGCGCGGGGCAGGACATCCCGTGGGGTCGTGTGGGGCGGCCGGAGGAGGTGGCCAGTGTGATTGGGTTCCTCACCTCGACCGACGCCGCCTATGTGACCGGGCAGTCGCTGATTGTCGACGGCGGCCTCACCGTCAAGATGAAGGCATGA
- a CDS encoding MFS transporter — protein sequence MKAPALIDLSTPTADEKRALPIFSKKNTNTAMILALLAWTVAVFDYGLFGTLLPAMQEEFGWTETEAYAINTWIAVGTAIVCFGIGPVIDRLGRRKGMMLTVGGTAVVSALTSVIPAGLGFISNAMLVVVRSFGGLGFSEQAVNATYMNEVFQVTEDEKKRKRPGFYYSFVQGGWPLGFLLAAALAFAFLPSLGWRALYIMAAIPAAIIVYLIAKKLKETPQFELHEKLTQLEKSGNVDEAHALAGSFGVQHSSTAPLKRIWEPQLRRNTIVFSLAWIVNFFGIMVFSILGSSVLVNSRGVELSDAFWMLIVINGLAYFGYVFHGWFGDVIGRKKTIIIGWIISGISFSVMLSPIASTPFLIILTYGVGLFFLVGPYAAIQYFMAECYPVSCRATGLAFIGAMSQPGIILGGALFTVVTAAAGTTAAALWVGALGTLISGLLMMMAKPIPKELLEDPSA from the coding sequence ATGAAGGCTCCGGCACTGATTGACCTGTCCACGCCCACCGCTGACGAAAAACGCGCGCTGCCCATCTTCAGCAAGAAAAACACCAATACGGCGATGATCCTGGCACTGCTCGCGTGGACCGTCGCGGTCTTCGACTATGGGTTGTTCGGCACGCTGCTTCCCGCCATGCAGGAAGAATTCGGGTGGACCGAGACCGAGGCCTACGCGATCAACACCTGGATTGCTGTTGGCACGGCGATCGTCTGCTTCGGCATCGGCCCGGTAATTGACCGGCTCGGCCGGCGCAAGGGAATGATGCTCACCGTCGGTGGCACCGCCGTCGTGTCAGCGCTCACCTCGGTGATCCCCGCCGGACTGGGTTTCATCAGTAACGCCATGCTCGTGGTGGTTCGCTCCTTCGGTGGGCTCGGCTTCTCGGAGCAGGCCGTCAACGCGACCTACATGAACGAGGTTTTCCAGGTCACTGAGGACGAAAAGAAGCGCAAGCGTCCAGGCTTCTACTACTCCTTCGTCCAGGGCGGCTGGCCGTTGGGCTTCCTGCTTGCGGCTGCCCTCGCCTTCGCCTTCCTACCCTCCCTCGGGTGGCGTGCGCTGTACATCATGGCGGCCATCCCCGCGGCAATCATCGTGTACCTGATCGCGAAGAAGCTCAAGGAAACCCCTCAGTTTGAACTGCACGAGAAGCTGACCCAGCTGGAGAAGTCCGGCAACGTAGACGAAGCCCACGCGCTGGCCGGCTCCTTCGGCGTCCAGCACTCCTCGACGGCTCCCCTGAAGCGCATCTGGGAACCACAGCTGCGACGAAACACGATCGTCTTCTCCCTGGCCTGGATTGTGAACTTCTTCGGCATCATGGTCTTCAGCATCCTGGGTTCCTCGGTGCTGGTGAACTCCCGCGGAGTGGAACTGTCAGACGCCTTCTGGATGCTGATCGTCATCAACGGTCTCGCCTACTTCGGCTACGTCTTCCACGGCTGGTTCGGCGATGTCATTGGCCGGAAAAAGACCATCATCATCGGCTGGATCATCTCCGGCATTTCCTTCTCGGTCATGCTCAGCCCCATCGCTTCCACCCCCTTCCTCATCATCCTCACCTACGGCGTCGGGCTCTTCTTCCTGGTGGGCCCGTACGCAGCCATCCAATACTTCATGGCCGAGTGCTACCCGGTCAGCTGCCGGGCCACCGGGCTGGCCTTCATCGGTGCGATGAGCCAGCCGGGCATCATCCTCGGCGGAGCGTTGTTCACTGTGGTCACCGCTGCCGCAGGGACCACAGCGGCGGCCCTGTGGGTCGGCGCCCTTGGCACCCTGATCTCCGGGTTGCTGATGATGATGGCGAAGCCCATCCCCAAGGAGCTGCTGGAGGACCCGAGTGCCTGA